In a genomic window of Oceanispirochaeta sp. M1:
- the secA gene encoding preprotein translocase subunit SecA, giving the protein MANKILSLVLGSKQDKDLKLLLPTLHKINAKEQWAIALPPEAFLAKTVEFKERLSSGESLDDILPEAFAIVREAARRTLGERPYDVQLLGGIVLHQGKIMEMKTGEGKTLSSVASAYLNALAGKGVHIITVNDYLASRDAAWMKPVYDYLGVSVGVILSDMDPETRQLEYAKEITFGTNNEFGFDYLRDNMRWSLDKKSQQNHPFCIIDEIDSILIDEARTPLIISGPVQEDTSKFSTVDQLVKFLTECEKDPATGDYPIEDPITGVQPKGDFKLDEKSKKVVFTDEGMNRIEELLLSRKIIQTSLFDEENFEYIHYFTQALKAYKLFHNDVDYVLQEGQVQIVDEFTGRILSGRRYSDGLHQAIEAKEGIKIARKNRTLASITFQNFFRMYDKISGMTGTADTEAREFGKIYGLEVVVIPTNRPVNRQDEDDVIYLNEDYKFNAICDDISKITKTGQPILVGTVSVNKSEKLADYLRKKGVKFEILNAKNHHREALIIAEAGAKGSVTIATNMAGRGTDIKLGGNPDYRARRAAGTDATAEEIDRHMAIEYARWRDQNEEVRRLGGLYVIGSERHESRRIDNQLRGRSGRQGDPGYSQFYISLDDDLMRLFGGENFKKTMSRLGMEGDEPLHHKLLNNSLERAQKRVEDRNYEIRKHLLDYDDVLSKQRTSIYSQRDDILSQEDLTLKIMDTGEEIVRILLEDYKDDKKTNEIEALARLMERLKENFNYSLDDASDWPSLTMEEAEKKLKNYLLSDLADKKNLVGEKEFNQFIRYEYLRNLDNRWQEHLEALEALREAVYLRSYAQKNPLVEYKNEGFEMFDSLMDDMRIALARKIFRVIVRKAPERAYNGNQGNIKASHSAVNSFNSGKMEERSEANSQKMQVRRTAPKVGRNDMCPCGSGKKYKNCHGA; this is encoded by the coding sequence ATGGCGAATAAGATATTATCTCTTGTCCTGGGTTCAAAACAGGATAAAGACCTAAAACTACTGCTTCCTACACTTCACAAGATCAATGCAAAAGAACAGTGGGCAATAGCTCTACCTCCTGAGGCCTTCCTGGCTAAAACGGTGGAATTCAAAGAGCGACTGTCCTCCGGAGAATCACTTGATGATATTCTCCCTGAGGCTTTTGCAATTGTAAGAGAAGCGGCGAGAAGAACCCTGGGGGAACGCCCCTACGATGTACAGCTCCTTGGAGGCATTGTCCTGCACCAGGGAAAGATAATGGAAATGAAGACCGGTGAAGGTAAAACACTCTCCAGTGTTGCTTCCGCTTATCTGAATGCCCTTGCCGGAAAGGGTGTACATATAATTACAGTCAATGATTACCTGGCATCACGTGATGCGGCCTGGATGAAGCCGGTATACGACTATCTGGGTGTTTCTGTGGGAGTTATCCTTTCGGATATGGACCCTGAAACCAGACAGCTTGAGTACGCGAAAGAGATAACCTTCGGTACCAACAATGAATTCGGGTTTGACTACCTTCGTGATAATATGCGCTGGAGTCTGGATAAAAAATCCCAGCAAAATCATCCATTCTGTATTATTGATGAAATTGACTCCATCCTGATCGATGAGGCTAGAACACCTCTGATCATCTCCGGTCCTGTACAGGAGGATACTTCAAAGTTTTCCACTGTGGATCAGCTTGTAAAGTTCCTTACTGAATGCGAGAAAGATCCTGCTACCGGAGATTATCCGATTGAAGACCCCATAACCGGTGTTCAGCCCAAGGGTGACTTTAAACTGGATGAAAAGAGTAAAAAAGTAGTCTTTACCGACGAAGGTATGAATCGGATTGAAGAACTGCTGCTCAGCAGAAAGATCATACAAACTTCACTCTTTGATGAAGAAAACTTTGAGTATATACATTATTTCACCCAGGCCCTGAAGGCTTATAAGCTCTTTCATAACGATGTTGACTATGTCCTTCAGGAAGGACAGGTTCAGATTGTAGATGAGTTCACAGGACGTATCCTTTCAGGACGCCGATACTCAGATGGTCTGCATCAGGCAATTGAAGCCAAAGAAGGGATCAAGATTGCCCGGAAAAACCGGACTCTCGCCAGTATTACTTTCCAGAATTTCTTCAGAATGTATGACAAGATATCCGGTATGACCGGTACTGCAGATACAGAGGCCCGTGAGTTTGGAAAAATTTACGGACTGGAAGTAGTAGTCATCCCCACCAACCGCCCGGTTAACAGGCAGGATGAAGATGATGTTATCTATCTTAATGAAGATTATAAATTTAATGCTATCTGTGATGATATATCAAAGATCACTAAAACAGGCCAGCCTATTCTTGTAGGTACTGTGTCCGTTAATAAATCAGAAAAACTTGCAGACTATCTGAGAAAGAAAGGTGTCAAGTTTGAGATTCTTAATGCGAAGAATCACCACAGAGAAGCTCTTATCATCGCCGAAGCCGGAGCCAAGGGTTCAGTCACCATTGCTACCAATATGGCAGGGCGTGGTACTGACATCAAACTGGGAGGAAATCCCGACTACAGAGCCAGAAGAGCCGCCGGTACGGATGCTACAGCAGAAGAGATTGATAGACACATGGCTATCGAATACGCTAGATGGCGTGATCAGAATGAAGAGGTCCGCAGGCTGGGTGGTCTTTATGTAATAGGCTCTGAACGGCATGAATCCAGACGTATTGATAATCAGCTCCGTGGACGTTCCGGTCGTCAGGGTGACCCCGGTTATTCACAGTTCTATATTTCACTTGATGACGACCTGATGCGTCTTTTCGGTGGTGAGAACTTCAAAAAAACAATGAGCCGTCTCGGTATGGAAGGTGATGAACCTCTCCACCATAAGCTTCTTAATAATTCTCTTGAAAGAGCCCAGAAAAGGGTTGAAGACAGAAACTATGAGATAAGAAAACATCTTCTGGACTACGATGACGTACTGAGCAAACAGAGAACATCCATCTATTCACAGAGGGATGATATTCTCTCTCAGGAAGATCTCACTCTTAAGATCATGGATACAGGGGAAGAGATTGTCAGAATTCTTCTGGAAGATTACAAGGACGACAAAAAAACCAATGAGATCGAGGCACTGGCCCGTCTTATGGAAAGACTGAAGGAAAACTTCAACTACAGCCTTGATGATGCATCAGACTGGCCCTCCCTGACCATGGAAGAAGCAGAGAAAAAACTGAAAAATTATCTTCTGAGCGATCTGGCCGACAAGAAAAATCTTGTTGGAGAGAAAGAGTTCAATCAGTTTATCCGCTATGAGTATCTACGGAATCTGGATAACCGCTGGCAGGAACACCTGGAAGCACTGGAAGCCCTGAGAGAAGCAGTATATCTGCGTTCCTATGCTCAGAAAAATCCACTTGTGGAGTATAAGAACGAAGGTTTTGAGATGTTTGACAGCCTGATGGATGATATGCGTATTGCCCTGGCTAGAAAGATCTTCAGAGTCATCGTCCGTAAAGCTCCTGAGAGAGCCTATAATGGTAATCAGGGAAATATCAAGGCATCTCACAGTGCCGTGAACAGCTTCAATTCAGGTAAGATGGAAGAACGCTCTGAGGCGAACTCCCAGAAGATGCAGGTAAGAAGAACAGCTCCCAAGGTTGGACGTAACGATATGTGTCCCTGCGGCAGTGGTAAAAAATACAAGAACTGTCACGGGGCATAA
- a CDS encoding NUDIX domain-containing protein, whose product MFNYCPKCRRPSPDFIDNKKISCPDCGFTIYQNTAAAVAVLVKVEKRYIILRRGREPGKGMLDLPGGFIDPGESAEDSCRREIKEELGVEISNLRYISSHPNIYPYKDVTYHTCDMFFIAECMDKNFVRQEDEIDEILLLDRKEIDIEQFAFESIRILLDEQLHKISRE is encoded by the coding sequence ATGTTTAACTACTGCCCAAAATGCCGGAGACCCTCTCCGGATTTTATAGATAATAAAAAAATATCCTGCCCGGATTGCGGCTTTACCATATATCAGAATACGGCAGCAGCGGTTGCTGTTCTTGTAAAAGTTGAAAAGCGCTATATAATTTTGAGAAGGGGCCGTGAACCCGGCAAGGGTATGCTGGATCTACCGGGCGGATTTATCGATCCGGGAGAATCGGCAGAAGACAGCTGCCGCAGAGAAATAAAGGAAGAGCTTGGGGTGGAGATCTCAAATCTTCGCTATATTTCAAGCCATCCGAATATTTATCCCTATAAAGATGTAACCTATCATACCTGTGATATGTTTTTTATAGCAGAATGCATGGATAAAAACTTTGTCCGGCAGGAAGATGAGATTGACGAGATACTCCTTCTGGACAGGAAGGAGATAGACATAGAACAGTTTGCCTTTGAATCTATCAGAATCTTATTAGATGAGCAGCTGCATAAAATTTCCCGGGAATGA
- a CDS encoding peptidoglycan DD-metalloendopeptidase family protein: protein MIVTAKRQEIDASLLKKKKQLSSVSLSETGRVRSVNPFLTVYMLSLCLFFVLLGTELPYKQFLPPRGLSNLTMPGEFALQQVEIKTLRAETPVLIPQPQDSDFQVRLWDVPHQRYRMKEGERLSSVSQRYGRSISTLISFNRLESISGVHKDDILLIPSVDGIVYKTTRNDNLENLIFRYGLEKRDLVLYNPHIQIRDKKLEIFPGQELFLPDVSLTDDQLRDRTGQLYVFPVQGRILTTYGSIRDNVTQIESFHNGIDIKGDLGDPVVAALDGTIISAGFNNSYGNFIVVDHRNGYKTLYAHLNSISVRRNDKVLQGEIIAEVGKSGFAPSAHLHFSLFKGKKSVDPLDFLH, encoded by the coding sequence ATGATTGTCACAGCCAAACGGCAGGAGATAGACGCTTCCCTGCTGAAAAAGAAAAAACAACTATCCTCAGTGAGCCTGTCCGAAACAGGACGGGTCCGCTCTGTCAATCCATTCCTGACAGTATATATGCTATCCCTCTGTTTGTTTTTTGTATTGCTGGGTACTGAGTTGCCATATAAGCAGTTTCTTCCGCCCAGGGGGTTGAGTAACCTGACAATGCCCGGGGAATTTGCTCTCCAGCAGGTGGAGATAAAAACCCTCCGTGCCGAGACTCCGGTATTAATTCCACAGCCTCAGGATTCTGATTTTCAAGTCAGATTGTGGGATGTCCCGCATCAGAGATACAGAATGAAAGAGGGAGAGAGACTCTCATCAGTCAGTCAGCGTTACGGCAGGAGCATCAGTACTCTTATCAGTTTTAACAGGCTTGAGAGCATCAGCGGAGTTCATAAGGATGATATTCTTCTTATTCCGTCTGTAGATGGAATAGTTTATAAAACAACCAGGAATGATAATCTGGAAAATCTGATTTTCAGGTACGGTCTGGAGAAGAGAGATCTTGTACTCTATAATCCCCATATTCAAATCAGGGATAAGAAACTGGAGATTTTTCCAGGGCAGGAGCTCTTTCTACCAGATGTAAGCCTTACGGATGATCAGTTGAGAGACCGGACAGGACAGCTGTATGTATTCCCTGTTCAGGGGCGGATTCTCACTACATACGGCAGTATACGGGACAATGTTACACAGATTGAATCCTTTCATAACGGTATTGATATCAAGGGTGATCTGGGTGATCCGGTGGTCGCCGCATTGGACGGAACAATTATTTCCGCCGGGTTTAATAATTCATATGGTAATTTCATTGTTGTTGATCATAGAAACGGATATAAAACCCTCTATGCTCATTTGAATTCAATTTCTGTCAGACGGAATGATAAAGTCTTGCAGGGAGAGATTATAGCTGAAGTTGGGAAGAGTGGTTTTGCGCCCAGTGCTCATCTCCATTTTTCGTTGTTTAAAGGTAAAAAAAGTGTTGATCCTTTGGACTTTCTGCACTAA
- a CDS encoding NUDIX domain-containing protein: MSGRSIAGLAERQGRYFLAKRKPGGDLGNKWELPGGKLEEGESPQEAMVREWMEELELKVETADLLGSGTFTHKGKEYLLEMYSVSFDDEPQVFHEHVETGWFTAEEIDALDLAGSDRIVLSAYMKEVQAP; this comes from the coding sequence ATGTCAGGAAGATCAATCGCCGGCCTTGCGGAGCGTCAGGGACGGTATTTCCTCGCTAAAAGAAAACCTGGAGGAGATCTGGGTAATAAGTGGGAGCTTCCCGGCGGAAAGCTTGAAGAGGGTGAGAGCCCTCAGGAAGCCATGGTCCGTGAGTGGATGGAAGAGCTGGAACTTAAAGTTGAAACAGCCGATCTTCTGGGTAGCGGTACCTTTACGCATAAGGGTAAGGAGTATCTCCTGGAGATGTACTCGGTCAGTTTTGACGATGAGCCGCAGGTCTTTCATGAACATGTGGAGACGGGCTGGTTTACAGCCGAAGAGATTGATGCTCTTGATCTGGCGGGTTCAGACAGAATTGTTCTTTCAGCCTATATGAAGGAAGTTCAGGCTCCCTGA
- a CDS encoding TIGR00730 family Rossman fold protein has product MNSICVFCGSSTGFSEVYQNAAAELGQELCRRNIHLVYGGGNVGLMGILAQSVLDEGGRVTGIIPEAIHKKVAPLRGVETVVVPDMHIRKQKMHELSEGFIALPGGIGTFEEILEAFTWSQLGFHTKPVALLNISGFYQPLLDQFSHTVKEGFLKESHSRTLLIEDSPKPLIDAMEAYSPLLEDKWVKK; this is encoded by the coding sequence ATGAACAGTATATGCGTTTTTTGCGGATCAAGTACAGGATTTTCTGAAGTTTATCAGAATGCAGCTGCGGAGCTGGGACAGGAGCTCTGCAGAAGAAATATCCACCTGGTTTACGGTGGTGGAAATGTCGGACTCATGGGTATTCTGGCTCAAAGCGTTTTAGACGAAGGAGGCCGGGTCACTGGTATAATTCCTGAGGCTATTCACAAAAAAGTAGCTCCTCTCAGGGGTGTTGAGACTGTAGTCGTCCCTGATATGCATATCAGAAAACAGAAAATGCACGAGCTTTCTGAAGGTTTTATCGCACTGCCCGGGGGGATAGGTACCTTTGAAGAGATCCTGGAAGCCTTTACCTGGAGTCAGCTCGGGTTTCATACAAAACCCGTCGCGCTGCTCAATATTTCAGGATTTTATCAGCCCCTGCTGGATCAGTTTTCTCATACTGTAAAAGAGGGTTTTCTCAAGGAGAGTCACAGCAGAACACTTCTTATCGAAGATTCTCCAAAGCCCCTGATTGATGCAATGGAAGCATACAGTCCTCTCCTTGAGGATAAGTGGGTAAAGAAATAA
- a CDS encoding ankyrin repeat domain-containing protein has translation MLSLTHEMKEEIKLACMDMPDGEINRMIRRGISAFRLLVLGCQTNSVPLMLQAIDMGADINGRDQESWTPLMHATYYNNHEAIDYLLYQNVMIHTRSDQGESAVYIAQKERNESTVNLFNDRLYKIRMKHAGILIEALKTIEEERKKPAEARDRRALALSCIDRAYVWWVGEEHPEKVIRLFCKAYQLDPRVGAFPYASILASSGKLEESLDILELIQRRHWTTIPREGMVESGLFVNLEESPRWKRVLKRWPLHS, from the coding sequence ATGCTTTCATTAACACATGAAATGAAAGAAGAAATAAAACTGGCATGTATGGATATGCCCGACGGTGAAATAAACAGAATGATCCGCAGGGGTATCTCCGCATTTCGACTGCTGGTGCTGGGATGCCAGACCAACTCTGTTCCTCTGATGCTTCAGGCCATAGATATGGGTGCGGATATCAACGGACGGGATCAGGAATCCTGGACTCCTCTAATGCATGCGACCTACTACAATAACCATGAAGCCATTGACTATCTTCTTTATCAGAATGTGATGATCCATACACGCTCGGATCAGGGAGAATCAGCGGTCTACATAGCTCAGAAGGAACGTAATGAGTCTACGGTGAATCTATTTAATGACCGCCTCTATAAAATAAGAATGAAACATGCAGGAATTCTTATTGAAGCACTGAAAACAATAGAGGAAGAACGAAAAAAACCGGCTGAAGCCCGTGACAGAAGAGCTCTTGCTCTCTCCTGCATCGACAGAGCCTATGTCTGGTGGGTTGGTGAAGAACACCCCGAGAAAGTCATCAGACTGTTCTGCAAGGCCTATCAGCTTGATCCCAGGGTCGGAGCATTCCCCTATGCCTCCATACTGGCCAGCTCAGGCAAACTTGAGGAATCTCTTGATATTCTGGAATTGATTCAAAGAAGACACTGGACTACCATCCCCAGGGAAGGCATGGTTGAGAGCGGTCTTTTTGTTAATCTGGAAGAATCACCCCGCTGGAAACGGGTCCTCAAACGATGGCCTTTACATAGCTAA
- a CDS encoding glucose-1-phosphate adenylyltransferase: MTKPLSIILGGGKGTRLYPLTKERAKPAVPFGGKFRLVDIPISNCINSGLRDIFILTQFNTASLHFHISSTYRFDTFSGGFVEVLAAEQTFDNESWYMGTADAVRKNQFHFHSQEPTHYIILSGDQLYRMDLKDFFKQHMASGADVTIAATPVSRRDADQLGILQLDNRGFINSFLEKPGPDKNIDEYRMPALKKTTEGIPEHKDYLASMGIYIFNADAMDKGLDNDFTDFGKEVIPAMIEKAKVRAHVYKGYWEDIGTIRNFFESNINLATPRPFFNLYDMEYPIYTHRRDLPPSKINSCHFHRALASEGSIINGESVVDSLVGVRTVIHRGATLDHVYTMGTDIYETLRDKEINKAMGRPDLGIGPGTGVKKAIIDKSVRIGQDCRIGMDKTYHADFDGPNYFIRDGIIIIPKKAIIPDGTII, translated from the coding sequence ATGACAAAACCATTGAGCATCATTCTTGGAGGAGGTAAAGGAACTCGCCTCTACCCTCTCACTAAAGAACGGGCCAAACCTGCAGTCCCTTTCGGCGGAAAATTCCGCCTGGTTGATATCCCTATTTCAAACTGTATCAATTCCGGACTCAGAGATATATTCATCCTTACACAGTTTAATACTGCATCTCTTCATTTTCACATCAGCAGCACTTACCGCTTTGACACATTTTCCGGTGGATTTGTAGAGGTACTGGCAGCAGAGCAAACTTTTGACAATGAAAGCTGGTATATGGGTACTGCCGATGCAGTAAGGAAAAATCAGTTCCATTTTCATTCCCAGGAACCGACGCATTATATCATTCTTTCGGGAGATCAGCTCTACAGAATGGACCTGAAGGATTTCTTCAAACAGCATATGGCCAGTGGTGCGGATGTCACGATTGCGGCTACTCCTGTTTCACGCAGGGATGCGGATCAGCTGGGAATCCTGCAGCTGGACAACCGGGGATTTATCAACAGCTTTCTTGAAAAACCGGGGCCCGATAAAAATATTGATGAATACCGTATGCCCGCCCTTAAAAAGACCACCGAGGGCATCCCTGAGCATAAGGACTATCTTGCCTCCATGGGTATCTATATTTTCAATGCAGATGCCATGGATAAGGGACTGGATAATGATTTTACTGACTTTGGTAAAGAGGTCATTCCGGCAATGATTGAAAAAGCAAAGGTTCGGGCACATGTTTACAAAGGATACTGGGAGGATATCGGTACTATCCGTAATTTCTTCGAATCAAATATAAATCTGGCTACTCCCCGCCCCTTCTTCAATCTCTATGATATGGAGTATCCCATCTATACTCACAGACGGGACCTTCCCCCCTCAAAGATCAATTCCTGCCATTTCCACAGGGCTCTGGCTTCGGAGGGATCAATTATCAACGGTGAATCTGTCGTGGACTCTCTTGTAGGAGTTAGAACAGTAATCCACAGAGGTGCCACTCTGGACCATGTATACACAATGGGAACAGATATATATGAAACCCTCAGAGATAAGGAAATAAATAAGGCCATGGGACGTCCCGATCTTGGTATAGGCCCCGGTACCGGGGTGAAGAAGGCAATTATCGACAAGAGTGTCCGAATTGGACAGGACTGCCGCATAGGTATGGATAAGACTTATCATGCAGACTTTGACGGACCCAACTACTTTATAAGAGATGGAATTATCATAATACCAAAAAAGGCAATAATACCCGACGGGACTATAATCTGA
- a CDS encoding ribonuclease H-like domain-containing protein encodes MKPGLSDRLSRLKKAQKAARKETVHPGGRIAAASPGSKIDDGSILPSLTGEWSSPAPDLWVKKRVCPSPLKNFRSSSLLNAAYPDQEEWLFYDTETTGLSGGAGSIAFLVGVGRPVGDEFHITQYFLKDYPGEPAMLNFLDEEIRKSSLFISYNGKSFDKPLLETRFLMNRFHCPMGDQLDLLYPVRSLFKNRMPNCRLGTVEKELLDIHRTDDIPGAEIPDIWFSFLRNGDHPDMNRVMEHNDMDILSLAVLLKELEDFLINPDSLSFRDSCALGRFLLDRNDKRGVGYLEEAVRHSDPAGEVFLSLYLKRRGEWEKASELWESVLKRRLSPFAAVEMAKYLEHRKKDLQGALTLIDTLLRELPSQNPQQHDALLHRRKRLLKKIERGIDAAPGENLE; translated from the coding sequence ATGAAACCCGGCCTTTCCGATCGCCTGTCGAGGCTGAAGAAAGCACAGAAGGCAGCCCGGAAGGAGACTGTTCATCCGGGCGGTAGAATAGCTGCTGCTTCACCGGGTTCTAAAATAGATGACGGGTCTATACTTCCATCGCTGACGGGCGAGTGGAGTTCTCCTGCCCCTGACCTCTGGGTGAAAAAAAGAGTCTGCCCTTCTCCGTTGAAAAACTTCAGGAGCAGCTCCCTTCTCAATGCCGCCTATCCTGATCAGGAAGAATGGCTATTTTACGATACTGAAACTACCGGACTTTCCGGAGGGGCAGGTAGTATTGCCTTTCTGGTTGGTGTCGGCAGACCCGTTGGAGATGAGTTTCATATCACCCAGTATTTTCTCAAGGATTATCCGGGAGAGCCTGCTATGCTGAATTTTCTTGATGAGGAAATCCGGAAAAGCTCTCTTTTTATCTCATACAACGGTAAGTCATTTGATAAACCACTGCTGGAAACCAGATTTCTCATGAACAGATTTCACTGCCCTATGGGAGATCAACTGGATCTTCTGTATCCCGTAAGATCTCTTTTTAAGAACAGGATGCCCAACTGCCGCCTGGGGACTGTGGAGAAAGAGTTGCTGGATATTCATCGAACAGACGATATCCCGGGTGCGGAAATTCCCGATATCTGGTTCTCCTTTCTGAGAAATGGTGATCATCCCGATATGAACAGGGTGATGGAACACAATGACATGGATATTCTCTCACTTGCTGTTCTCTTAAAGGAGTTGGAAGATTTTCTGATAAATCCCGACAGCCTTTCATTCAGAGATTCCTGCGCCCTGGGGCGCTTTCTTCTGGACAGGAATGATAAGAGAGGGGTTGGATATCTTGAAGAGGCTGTGAGGCATTCTGATCCCGCCGGGGAGGTCTTTCTTTCTCTCTACCTGAAACGCAGGGGAGAGTGGGAGAAGGCCTCTGAGTTATGGGAGTCCGTTCTCAAAAGAAGACTATCTCCCTTTGCCGCCGTGGAGATGGCCAAGTATCTGGAACATAGAAAAAAAGATCTTCAGGGCGCTTTGACACTGATTGATACCCTGCTTCGAGAACTCCCTTCACAGAACCCTCAGCAACACGATGCACTGCTGCATAGAAGAAAAAGGTTATTAAAGAAAATTGAAAGGGGTATTGATGCTGCCCCCGGGGAAAACCTAGAATAG
- a CDS encoding DEAD/DEAH box helicase — translation MSDLRPFLNELKNNPSFMDNVTRWEILNSKEGHYKPIPDSLPPLVRGALESRGITKLYSHQAECYAAAERGEDLCVVTPTASGKTLCYNLPVLKTLLEEKESRALYLFPTKALSQDQQSALNDIVLGDDIPVKICTYDGDTPGSLRMSARQAGRIIISNPDMLHSGILPNHPKWIDFFKSLRYIVLDEVHTYRGVFGSHMCNLLRRLKRIAAFYGSDPQFICCSATIGNPADLTQAIIERPVTLVDINGAPSGEKHLVFYNPPLVDPVQGIRKGVVHSSQQMAVRLLKSGIKTIVFTRSRVKTELVASYINKRLQNIYNDNSRIKVESYRGGYLPGERRKIEKGLREGDIQGVVSTNALELGIDIGGLDAAVLAGFPGSISSSWQQAGRAGRSSDLSAAFFIASSSPVDQYLVQTPEYFFGSNPESGFIDPDNLFILLDHLKCAAFEIPFRKGEGFPGDISALLSYLEENGVLRYTGESWYWADRSYPSEQISLRTGASENVVIIDITKGRYNVIGEMDSHSARELIFNEAIYLHRGEQYIVKKLDLENHLCTVEESDVNYYTDSILKSDIKVLEEDGESSAEGQPVKHCDILLRNEVSKYKKIKFQTHENIGYGEIHLPEEEIHTRSVFLSLTEDTPGGEAFAMIPDLMQAPVLSRVATLIRNTAPLFLLCRGTDIGVSGRVRDPHFECPGVFIYDTYPGGIGLADNFTAKMTEIFKASLDLVADCSCAEGCPSCVGPPDQQDQFESNPRLLTRDFLRVWLGERT, via the coding sequence ATGAGTGATTTAAGACCTTTTTTGAATGAACTTAAAAATAATCCATCTTTCATGGATAACGTTACCCGATGGGAAATTCTTAACTCAAAAGAGGGGCATTATAAGCCCATTCCTGACTCTCTTCCCCCTCTTGTCAGAGGGGCCCTTGAATCCAGAGGCATAACAAAACTTTACAGCCATCAGGCTGAATGCTACGCTGCCGCAGAGAGGGGTGAAGACCTTTGTGTTGTCACACCAACGGCATCAGGAAAGACCCTCTGTTATAATCTTCCCGTTCTTAAGACTCTGCTTGAGGAGAAGGAATCCAGGGCACTTTATCTTTTTCCAACCAAGGCTCTCAGTCAGGATCAGCAGTCCGCTCTAAATGATATTGTTCTGGGAGATGATATTCCAGTTAAAATATGCACCTATGATGGAGATACACCCGGCTCACTTCGTATGTCCGCCAGACAGGCGGGGCGCATCATAATATCCAACCCGGATATGCTTCACTCCGGCATACTCCCCAATCATCCCAAATGGATAGATTTTTTTAAATCACTCCGTTATATCGTACTGGATGAGGTTCATACCTACAGGGGAGTATTCGGCTCCCATATGTGTAATTTATTAAGACGCCTGAAGCGTATTGCCGCTTTTTACGGCAGTGATCCCCAGTTTATCTGCTGCAGTGCCACCATAGGGAATCCCGCTGATCTGACCCAGGCTATTATCGAAAGGCCAGTCACTCTGGTGGATATTAACGGTGCCCCCTCAGGAGAAAAACATCTTGTTTTTTACAATCCTCCACTGGTGGATCCTGTGCAGGGAATCCGTAAGGGCGTTGTTCACAGTTCTCAGCAGATGGCAGTCCGTCTTCTGAAAAGCGGAATCAAGACCATCGTATTCACCCGGTCCAGGGTCAAGACAGAACTTGTTGCTTCCTATATCAATAAAAGGCTGCAGAATATCTATAATGATAATTCGCGTATTAAAGTCGAATCCTACAGGGGGGGATATCTTCCCGGTGAACGGAGAAAAATTGAGAAGGGCCTTCGTGAAGGGGATATTCAGGGAGTCGTCTCTACAAATGCCCTTGAGCTTGGCATCGATATCGGGGGGCTGGATGCCGCTGTTCTGGCAGGATTTCCCGGTTCTATTTCCTCCTCCTGGCAGCAGGCAGGACGTGCAGGGCGCAGTTCGGATCTTTCGGCCGCTTTTTTCATAGCTTCAAGCTCTCCGGTGGATCAGTATCTGGTTCAGACACCCGAATATTTTTTCGGTTCCAATCCGGAATCCGGTTTTATTGATCCGGATAACCTCTTTATTCTTCTGGATCATCTAAAGTGCGCCGCCTTTGAGATTCCCTTCCGCAAGGGAGAGGGATTCCCCGGTGATATATCTGCCCTGTTATCTTATCTGGAAGAGAACGGCGTTCTCCGTTATACAGGGGAGAGCTGGTACTGGGCCGACCGCTCCTATCCTTCAGAGCAGATATCCCTGCGTACCGGAGCTTCTGAAAATGTTGTAATCATTGATATCACCAAGGGTCGGTATAATGTTATCGGTGAGATGGACAGTCACTCAGCCAGAGAGCTTATTTTCAATGAAGCCATCTACCTGCACAGGGGAGAACAGTACATTGTCAAAAAACTTGACCTTGAAAATCATCTCTGTACTGTGGAAGAGTCAGATGTTAACTACTATACCGACTCCATTCTGAAATCTGATATCAAGGTTCTGGAGGAGGATGGTGAATCAAGTGCGGAAGGACAGCCTGTAAAACACTGTGACATACTCCTGAGAAACGAAGTCTCCAAATACAAGAAGATCAAATTCCAGACCCATGAAAATATTGGTTACGGCGAAATCCACCTGCCTGAAGAGGAGATCCATACAAGATCTGTTTTTCTCTCTCTCACAGAAGATACACCCGGGGGAGAGGCATTTGCCATGATCCCCGATCTGATGCAGGCTCCGGTTCTTTCAAGGGTAGCTACACTCATCAGAAATACGGCTCCTCTGTTCCTCCTCTGCCGTGGAACGGATATTGGAGTTTCCGGAAGGGTGAGAGACCCCCATTTTGAGTGTCCCGGAGTTTTTATCTATGATACATATCCCGGAGGAATCGGGCTTGCTGATAATTTCACTGCGAAAATGACAGAGATCTTCAAGGCCAGTCTGGATCTTGTGGCTGACTGCAGCTGCGCAGAGGGATGTCCCTCCTGTGTCGGTCCTCCTGATCAGCAGGATCAGTTCGAATCCAACCCCCGGCTGCTTACCAGAGATTTTTTAAGAGTCTGGCTCGGAGAAAGAACATGA